TTTAGCCTGAAGCTCACCTACAAGGGCAGCACTCTTACCGAGGCTCTCCTGAACGAAGAGCCGGTCCATTGGCAGGACTTTGTCTAGCTTTTCAAAAAAGTGGGCCTAAAAGTTCCATTTCACCCCTAAATTGATTTTTTATAAAAAAAAGACGACTTTTTCATCAAGAAAAAGTCGCTTTTTCGTTTTTGCAAAACGTATCTTATAAGTACTCCAAACCAACCTCCTGCTTGGTCCTCATCGAAACCAAGCAAAACCCCAAGGCTTGTCAGGCTCCAAACTGGCAAGCTTTTTTATTTTGAGATACTAAAAGTTACCATTTGGCTAAAGCGTTGGTGATGATGAGATCCTGGAGTTTTTCGATGGCGCGGGCCTGGCCATGACGGTCTTCAGTTTCGTTGGCCTGCACGTCATAAACGCCTTCAGCAGACAAGGACTTGGATTCGTAAATAATACGTTCCTTCACATTGTCGTAGAACTTCACGCTAACACGGATAGTTACGCGATAAGTTTCCACATCGCTGTTACTGTTATAGTTTTCCGGCTTATTGGAATAACTCAGCAGTACAATTTCAAAATCGGAATTTGCTTCACCGTTCACAATACGGACACCACCCGCATTCTTCTTGAACATGTCCACAACGCCAGTCCTTATGTCATTGGCAAGCACC
The sequence above is drawn from the Fibrobacter sp. genome and encodes:
- the lptE gene encoding LPS assembly lipoprotein LptE, whose translation is MLKSLRTSQVLWTALLALVVCALSGCYSFTASTLPSHIRTVNIHEVDDKTMDPVLANDIRTGVVDMFKKNAGGVRIVNGEANSDFEIVLLSYSNKPENYNSNSDVETYRVTIRVSVKFYDNVKERIIYESKSLSAEGVYDVQANETEDRHGQARAIEKLQDLIITNALAKW